The following are from one region of the Ignavibacteriota bacterium genome:
- a CDS encoding BamA/TamA family outer membrane protein — MSSRTQDMESYELASISFEGNETFTDTELKAVIQSEENPFWLWRFLYATVSFIGSPPNYFDSTTISVDIISLKSFYAVNGFFEAEISASFVLDTTAKTAELKYIIKENTAHTYGKVQFTGLDNLSQEMNDAIIEYKKYPTWERYVQDNVQKKNDEIISYLKNNGFMLARYDSTVVKIDTVNSKADISTYFNRGRWYTYGDIKIEQDGESSSEVSYDLIKYLTNINVGDVYRVEEISKSRVRLARTGLFNSINLTADTISSNSSKASLLIKGTVGSLNELSPEVFVDNEFGFFNAGVGASYIRKNFLGDARKLTIRARFRLNDITNLRFDSESFKETFQTEVDLSAIVEQPFLFSRNIAGRLEGYIKSYNISTVEYDNFGANFTSAFDMPKHTFVNLLSPYLRFDGLSYTIPEFVKDADTLSVSPMTFTSSLGAEIGSTTTDDLFYPTEGRLISIISEVSSAKVKWDGRNVNSGQTLTLVDSLGYYAKMQITIGLYNAISRDKFTVLGIKAKAGYIQMLSGDAALVSPNQTFFAGGSNSIRGWRGRELVPTDLVFKDLFPPSLNEQLKIRGGNILLEGSFEYRRKFEKDYGFVFFTDYGNTWNDIKGIRIDQIAVAIGTGARYYSPIAPFRLDFGFKFYDPRDQKFIFDKKFFSTMVIHFGIGEAF; from the coding sequence ATGTCCAGCCGTACTCAGGATATGGAAAGCTATGAGTTAGCGTCCATTAGTTTTGAAGGTAACGAAACTTTTACAGATACTGAGTTAAAGGCAGTTATTCAAAGTGAGGAAAATCCTTTTTGGCTTTGGAGATTTTTATACGCTACGGTTTCATTTATCGGCTCACCTCCAAATTATTTCGATTCAACAACTATCTCTGTTGACATTATTTCTCTTAAATCATTTTATGCTGTTAATGGTTTTTTTGAAGCTGAAATAAGTGCTTCATTTGTGCTTGATACAACGGCGAAAACCGCCGAACTTAAATACATCATTAAAGAAAATACTGCCCATACTTACGGCAAAGTTCAATTTACCGGGCTCGATAATCTGAGTCAGGAAATGAATGATGCGATAATTGAATATAAGAAATATCCTACATGGGAAAGATATGTTCAGGACAATGTTCAAAAGAAAAATGATGAGATAATATCGTATCTGAAAAATAATGGCTTTATGCTTGCACGTTATGATAGCACAGTTGTAAAAATTGATACAGTAAATTCGAAAGCAGATATTTCAACATATTTTAATCGCGGCAGATGGTACACTTACGGTGACATCAAAATTGAACAGGATGGTGAATCAAGTTCTGAAGTAAGTTATGACCTGATTAAATACCTTACCAATATAAATGTGGGCGATGTTTACAGAGTGGAAGAAATTTCCAAAAGCAGAGTCAGATTAGCACGGACAGGTCTATTTAATTCCATTAATTTAACCGCTGATACAATCAGTTCGAATAGTAGTAAAGCAAGTCTGCTTATAAAAGGAACCGTTGGCAGTTTGAATGAATTATCACCTGAAGTTTTTGTTGATAATGAGTTTGGTTTTTTTAATGCGGGTGTTGGTGCAAGTTATATCAGGAAAAATTTTCTTGGTGATGCCAGGAAACTGACAATACGTGCACGATTCAGGTTAAATGATATTACTAACCTTAGATTTGATTCGGAATCATTTAAGGAGACTTTTCAAACAGAAGTTGATTTATCTGCAATTGTCGAACAACCTTTTTTATTCAGCCGTAATATAGCTGGAAGGCTGGAAGGATATATCAAGTCATACAACATCTCTACAGTTGAATACGATAACTTCGGTGCAAATTTTACATCAGCCTTTGATATGCCCAAACACACTTTTGTAAATTTGCTCAGTCCTTATTTAAGATTTGACGGATTAAGTTATACTATTCCGGAGTTTGTAAAAGATGCAGATACGTTATCAGTTAGTCCGATGACATTCACATCATCGCTTGGTGCTGAAATTGGTTCTACAACTACCGATGATCTTTTTTATCCGACCGAAGGAAGATTAATTTCGATTATTTCAGAAGTATCTTCTGCAAAAGTTAAATGGGATGGAAGGAACGTTAATAGCGGTCAAACTCTCACGCTTGTTGATTCATTAGGTTACTATGCTAAAATGCAGATTACTATTGGATTATATAACGCAATTTCCCGCGACAAATTCACTGTTCTTGGTATAAAAGCAAAAGCCGGCTATATTCAGATGCTAAGTGGTGATGCAGCGCTTGTATCTCCTAACCAAACATTTTTTGCCGGTGGTAGTAATTCAATCAGAGGCTGGAGAGGAAGAGAACTTGTTCCTACGGATTTAGTTTTCAAAGATTTGTTTCCTCCTTCACTGAATGAACAGTTAAAAATAAGAGGCGGAAATATCTTACTTGAGGGCAGTTTTGAATATCGAAGAAAGTTTGAAAAGGATTATGGCTTCGTTTTCTTTACAGATTATGGGAATACATGGAATGATATTAAAGGAATTAGAATAGATCAGATCGCAGTTGCAATCGGAACCGGTGCAAGATATTATTCACCTATTGCACCATTCAGACTGGATTTTGGTTTCAAGTTTTACGATCCCAGAGATCAAAAATTTATATTCGACAAAAAATTTTTTAGTACAATGGTTATCCATTTTGGAATCGGCGAAGCATTCTGA
- a CDS encoding YicC family protein → MIYSMTGYGKGSTAKNKTFIEVEVKSVNSRFFETSLKLPPILLPYDYEIREFIKTKVQRGKLNVVFHFKKDGVENGFISIDEKKLSNHISLIKKIRKAASIKDEIKLEHLLTGKESFISQDTELSKSEFDLVKSALTKALDKLILMKKKEGTELAKDLSSRIEKILKIVSEIEIEYKKNINDYYNKLRLRITELLDNAEINEDRLNLELALIADRADITEECVRLKSHIKFFKESIKNEKEPGKKLNFLCQEMNRETNTISSKSISTPVIHSSVLIKEEIERIREQIQNIE, encoded by the coding sequence ATGATTTACAGTATGACAGGTTATGGAAAAGGCAGTACGGCAAAAAATAAAACTTTTATCGAAGTCGAAGTTAAAAGTGTCAACAGCCGTTTTTTTGAAACTTCATTAAAACTTCCGCCAATACTTTTACCCTACGATTATGAGATAAGAGAATTCATCAAGACCAAAGTCCAGCGTGGAAAACTAAATGTTGTATTTCATTTCAAAAAAGATGGAGTTGAAAATGGTTTCATTTCGATTGACGAAAAGAAACTTTCAAATCACATTTCTCTTATCAAAAAAATAAGAAAAGCAGCTTCTATAAAAGATGAAATCAAACTTGAACACTTACTAACAGGAAAAGAATCGTTTATTTCACAGGATACTGAATTGAGTAAATCGGAATTTGATTTAGTTAAGTCAGCTCTTACCAAAGCACTCGATAAATTAATTTTAATGAAAAAAAAAGAAGGAACTGAATTAGCGAAAGATCTTTCATCCAGAATTGAAAAAATTCTTAAAATAGTAAGCGAAATAGAAATCGAGTACAAAAAAAACATTAACGATTATTATAACAAACTCAGGCTGAGAATTACTGAATTACTTGATAATGCCGAAATTAATGAGGACCGGTTAAATCTTGAGCTCGCATTGATTGCAGATAGAGCAGATATTACAGAAGAATGTGTGCGGTTAAAAAGTCACATTAAATTTTTTAAAGAGAGCATTAAGAATGAAAAAGAACCGGGTAAAAAATTAAATTTTCTTTGCCAGGAAATGAACAGGGAAACAAATACAATTTCTTCCAAGTCAATCTCAACTCCGGTAATACATTCCTCAGTTCTTATTAAGGAGGAAATAGAAAGAATAAGAGAGCAGATACAGAATATCGAATAA
- the coaBC gene encoding bifunctional phosphopantothenoylcysteine decarboxylase/phosphopantothenate--cysteine ligase CoaBC: MTKDILSGKKVLLGITGCIAAYKSCLIIRELIKRGAEVKVVMTPSATEFISPLTISSLSNNEVIVNTFPKNQKDGTNVSTWHIDYALWADLMLLAPATINTIAKISYGFADNALTTLVTALRSPLIIAPAADVDMYNNPINKENLEKLERHGHYIIYPETGELASGLTGEGRLADTNKIIEAVELILSGYSKDLIGKKILISAGPTYEDIDPVRFIGNRSSGKLGYAIAKAAFLRGGDVTLVSGPSSQNIYPEIKTLKVRSAVEMEKAVKKEIDKNNLLVMSAAVADFRPSKTSSNKIKKGIGSLDLKLEMNVDILSSIKSRKTKVVGFALETQNELSNAQKKLKEKNLDMIVLNSPGKESGFEVDTNKVTIIKQDGKQIKLPLLSKFQVANKILNEIKTIL; this comes from the coding sequence ATGACAAAAGATATTTTATCTGGTAAAAAAGTATTACTGGGAATTACAGGGTGCATAGCTGCTTATAAATCCTGCCTGATCATTCGTGAACTAATTAAACGTGGAGCAGAAGTAAAAGTTGTAATGACACCCTCAGCAACTGAATTTATTTCTCCATTGACAATTTCATCTCTTTCAAACAACGAAGTTATTGTAAATACTTTTCCTAAAAATCAAAAAGATGGAACAAACGTATCCACCTGGCATATAGATTATGCACTCTGGGCTGATTTGATGTTATTAGCTCCGGCTACAATAAATACAATTGCAAAAATTTCTTATGGATTTGCTGACAATGCATTAACAACACTTGTAACAGCATTAAGATCTCCTTTGATAATCGCACCAGCGGCTGATGTCGATATGTACAACAATCCAATTAACAAAGAAAATCTTGAAAAGCTTGAAAGACATGGTCATTACATCATCTATCCTGAAACCGGTGAACTTGCAAGCGGACTTACCGGTGAGGGCAGATTAGCTGATACAAATAAAATTATCGAGGCAGTTGAATTAATATTATCAGGTTATTCAAAAGATTTGATTGGTAAAAAAATTCTTATTTCAGCCGGACCAACTTATGAAGATATTGATCCCGTTAGATTTATAGGAAATCGTTCATCGGGAAAATTGGGATATGCAATCGCAAAAGCTGCATTTTTACGTGGAGGTGATGTAACTCTTGTTTCAGGTCCATCATCACAAAATATTTATCCGGAAATAAAAACATTGAAAGTACGTTCTGCTGTGGAAATGGAAAAAGCAGTAAAGAAAGAAATTGATAAAAATAATTTACTGGTTATGTCTGCTGCGGTTGCTGATTTTCGTCCTTCAAAAACTTCGTCAAATAAAATTAAAAAGGGAATAGGATCGCTCGATTTGAAACTTGAAATGAATGTTGATATACTGTCTTCAATCAAATCAAGGAAAACAAAAGTTGTTGGATTTGCTCTTGAGACACAGAATGAACTTAGCAATGCACAGAAGAAATTAAAAGAAAAAAATCTGGATATGATTGTGTTGAATTCTCCCGGCAAAGAAAGTGGATTTGAAGTTGATACAAACAAAGTAACAATCATTAAGCAAGATGGCAAACAAATTAAGTTGCCATTGTTATCCAAGTTTCAAGTTGCAAATAAAATTTTAAACGAAATTAAAACTATTCTATAA
- a CDS encoding GIY-YIG nuclease family protein, translating to MKHFYIYVLQSEKDKKFYTGYTHNINKRFEQHNSGMVDSTKNRRPFKLIYWEGSLNKWDAINREKYLKSAWGKRYLKNRLKNYLTHEIKL from the coding sequence ATGAAACACTTTTATATATATGTTTTACAATCTGAAAAAGATAAAAAGTTTTATACTGGCTACACACACAATATAAACAAGAGATTTGAACAGCATAATTCAGGTATGGTTGATTCAACTAAAAATAGGAGACCATTCAAATTAATCTATTGGGAAGGAAGTTTGAACAAGTGGGATGCGATTAATCGAGAAAAGTATTTAAAGTCTGCCTGGGGTAAACGTTATTTGAAAAATAGGCTTAAGAATTATTTAACTCATGAGATAAAATTATAG
- the gmk gene encoding guanylate kinase yields MNGKILVFSAPSGAGKTTIVKEILKAFPRIVFSISATTRPKRETETNGVEYFFLSEKEFENRIKKEDFIEWEKFYDYYYGTLKSFIIENIENGKTVLLELDVKGALTIKRLYPYAHLIYISPPSFEELVKRLRQRNTESESDFQKRIERAIMELSLKDKFDFIIDNLDLETAISEAKSLVNKILKENL; encoded by the coding sequence ATGAATGGAAAAATATTAGTTTTCTCAGCGCCGAGCGGTGCAGGTAAAACAACTATAGTAAAAGAAATTCTGAAAGCATTTCCACGGATTGTTTTTTCGATATCTGCTACTACCAGACCAAAACGGGAAACTGAAACGAATGGAGTAGAGTATTTCTTTCTCTCTGAAAAAGAGTTTGAAAATAGAATAAAAAAAGAAGATTTTATCGAATGGGAGAAGTTTTACGACTATTATTATGGCACTTTAAAAAGCTTTATTATTGAAAATATTGAGAATGGTAAAACTGTTCTTTTAGAGCTTGATGTAAAAGGTGCGCTTACTATAAAAAGACTTTACCCTTATGCACATTTAATATATATTTCGCCTCCCAGTTTCGAGGAACTTGTTAAGCGTCTCAGGCAAAGAAACACAGAAAGTGAATCTGATTTTCAAAAAAGAATTGAGCGTGCAATAATGGAACTGAGTTTGAAAGACAAATTCGATTTCATTATTGATAATCTTGATCTTGAAACAGCAATCAGTGAAGCAAAAAGTTTAGTAAATAAAATATTAAAGGAGAATTTGTAA
- a CDS encoding DNA-directed RNA polymerase subunit omega, with protein sequence MEITPIDLREIDKRASNVYEGIIVTAKRARQINSENKIEFNALLSTIPEATTDDESEDIDNPAQLKIALEMEQRKKPHLQALTEFLDGKIEFKYK encoded by the coding sequence ATGGAAATCACACCAATTGATTTAAGAGAAATTGATAAGCGGGCAAGTAATGTTTATGAAGGAATTATTGTTACTGCCAAAAGAGCAAGACAGATTAATTCTGAGAATAAAATTGAGTTTAACGCATTGCTAAGTACAATTCCTGAAGCCACAACTGATGATGAAAGCGAAGACATTGATAACCCTGCTCAATTGAAAATTGCACTTGAAATGGAACAGAGGAAGAAACCTCATCTTCAGGCATTGACTGAATTTCTTGATGGCAAAATTGAATTTAAGTATAAATAA
- a CDS encoding uracil-DNA glycosylase, whose product MNKPTKQEIIKTLNLQKEIFGDELFIPKNKMKVSVVKEPETLFGETKLFNAEKEDWEKSTSLDQLEKLICNCTKCRLHKGRNKFVFGSGNPNADVLVIGEGPGAEEDKQGLPFVGRAGQLLTDMLKAIKFSREEVYIGNIVKCRPPENRTPMQDEMDTCLPYLKKQVELIKPKLILCLGLTAAKGLLNKRESLGELRKSIFDYEGAKVIVTYHPAALLRNPHWKKDCWEDLKKFRKMYDAP is encoded by the coding sequence ATGAATAAACCAACTAAACAAGAAATAATTAAAACATTAAATCTTCAGAAAGAAATTTTCGGAGATGAATTATTTATCCCGAAAAATAAAATGAAAGTATCAGTTGTTAAGGAACCGGAAACTTTATTTGGAGAAACGAAATTGTTCAATGCTGAAAAAGAAGATTGGGAAAAATCAACTTCACTCGATCAACTTGAAAAACTTATTTGTAATTGCACAAAATGCAGACTTCATAAAGGCAGAAATAAATTTGTATTCGGATCCGGTAATCCGAATGCAGATGTTTTAGTTATCGGTGAAGGACCTGGGGCAGAAGAGGATAAGCAGGGATTACCATTTGTTGGAAGAGCCGGACAACTTTTAACTGATATGCTGAAGGCAATAAAGTTCTCCCGAGAAGAAGTATATATTGGAAACATTGTCAAGTGTCGTCCACCAGAAAACCGAACACCGATGCAGGATGAAATGGATACTTGTCTGCCATACTTAAAAAAACAAGTCGAGTTGATAAAACCAAAATTGATTCTCTGTTTGGGTCTAACGGCTGCAAAAGGGTTGTTAAACAAAAGAGAATCACTTGGTGAATTGAGAAAAAGTATTTTTGATTACGAAGGCGCAAAAGTGATCGTTACATATCATCCTGCTGCATTGCTCAGAAATCCTCACTGGAAAAAAGATTGCTGGGAAGATTTGAAGAAGTTCAGGAAAATGTATGACGCCCCGTGA
- a CDS encoding DUF190 domain-containing protein, with protein sequence MHIEADAKLLRIFVGESDLINHIPVYEKIVLEAREAGLAGATVTKGVMGFGASSRIHTSKVLRLSEDLPLVIEIVDEQKKIEEFIPALNKIFEEANSGGMITIEKASIIKYTVSNK encoded by the coding sequence ATGCATATCGAAGCTGATGCAAAATTATTGCGAATTTTTGTTGGTGAATCTGATTTAATAAATCACATTCCTGTTTATGAAAAGATTGTTCTTGAGGCTCGTGAAGCAGGTTTAGCAGGTGCAACCGTCACTAAAGGAGTTATGGGATTTGGCGCTTCGAGCAGGATACATACTTCCAAAGTGCTGAGACTTTCTGAAGATCTACCATTGGTAATTGAAATAGTCGATGAACAAAAAAAGATTGAAGAATTCATTCCTGCTTTGAATAAAATATTTGAAGAAGCGAACTCGGGTGGGATGATTACGATTGAGAAAGCCAGCATTATTAAGTATACAGTTTCGAATAAATAA
- the crcB gene encoding fluoride efflux transporter CrcB, with protein sequence MKLYIIVAFGSGIGGMLRYYISDLVQKNFNSLFPYGTLTVNVIGSFIIGFVLFYFDSLKIISAEMRLFLTVGICGGLTTFSTFSYETIKLIQDSEYLLASANILLNIMLTLLAVLLAAVISKLFIGA encoded by the coding sequence ATGAAACTTTATATCATCGTTGCTTTTGGTTCTGGAATTGGGGGAATGCTGAGATATTATATCTCAGATTTAGTTCAGAAGAATTTTAATTCATTATTCCCATACGGAACTCTAACAGTAAATGTTATTGGAAGTTTTATAATTGGATTTGTTTTATTCTATTTTGATTCATTAAAAATTATTTCAGCCGAAATGAGATTATTTCTTACAGTCGGAATTTGTGGAGGTCTCACCACATTTTCCACTTTCTCTTATGAAACTATAAAATTAATTCAGGATTCAGAATATCTCTTAGCCAGTGCAAATATTCTCCTAAATATTATGCTTACATTACTTGCAGTTCTATTAGCTGCTGTTATATCAAAACTTTTTATTGGAGCTTAA